The DNA segment CCTCAATAAAAAAATACCAGGGCTTCGTCACCATAATCTGTACCTCGACCCCTCCTGGGATGAGCACTTCAAAACGCTCTTTGACCGTCCGGCCTGGCCAAAACATTTTTCTTACTACGTCAGTTGTCCGTCAAAAACCGACCCGTCGGTCGCCCCGCCCGGCGGAGAGACGATCTTCGTTCTGGTCCCGGTCGCGGCCGGCCTGGAAGACACCCCGCAGATCAGGCAAAAATATTTTGACCAGGTAATCGCCCATCTCGAAAAACTGACTGGCGAAGAGATCAGGTCCAGCATTGTCTACCAGCAAACTTTTGCCCAAAAAGCTTTTACCCAGGCCTATAACGCGTATAAAGGGACCGCTCTGGGACTGTCGCACACCCTTTTTCAAACCGCCCTCTTCCGTCCGGCCCATCGCAGTAAAAGGATCGCCAATCTTTATTACACCGGCAGTTACACCCACCCCGGCATCGGTCTCCCCATGGTCCTGATCTCCGCCCAAATCGTCGGCCGGGAAATCACCAATAATCATGCCTGATAAGCTGAAAACTTCGATTTTCCGGCAAGGAAGCCGGACCTATTTTTACAGTTCGGTCTTTTTTCCGTCGGCGGTCAAAGAAGATGTCTTTACCCTTTACGCTTTTGTCCGCCGGGCCGATAACTTTGTCGATTCCATACCGCAGGACCGGAACGGTTTTCTTATTTTCCGGGAGAACTACCTGAGCGCCCGCCGCGGGCTTCTGTCCGGAGATAAAATTATCGATTCGTTCGTTAAATTGTCGGCCAAAAAAAGTTTTGATCAGAAATGGACCGACGCTTTTCTTTCATCAATGGAACTGGACCTGAACAAAAACATCTACACCACTCTTGATGAAACAGAAAATTACATGTACGGTTCGGCGGAAGTTGTTGGTTTGATGATGGCCGCGATCCTGGACCTTTCGGAAAAAGCCTATCCCCAGGCCAGAGCCTTGGGAAAAGCGATGCAATATATCAATTTTATCCGTGATATTAAGGAGGACCACTTGCTGGGCCGGCGCTACCTGCCGACAGCAGAGCTGGAAAAATTTGGCCTGGCGTCGCTGGACGAAAAGACCGCCCGCCGCGACCCGGACCGGTTTGCCGCCTTTATTAAAGGTCAGCTGGCTTTATACCGCGATTGGCAGATTGAAGCCGAATCGGGCTACCATTTCCTTCCCTGGCGCTATTTGGTACCGGTAAAAACCGCTGCCGACATGTATGCCTGGACCGCCCAACAGATCGACCGTGACCCGCTGGTCGTTTTCCAACGAACAGTCAAGCCGCCAAGGAGGCTGATCATCGGCCGGGCGCTCCTTAACGCCTGCCCGCTTATCGCAAGGAGGTCAAAATGAGCTTCTATTTAATTCTGGACATCTTGATCCTCTTGGGCCCGCTCCTCCTTACCTGTCATCCCAAATTTAGTTATTTCCGCAGACATCTTAAGTCCTGGGCGGCGGCAACGCTGGTCGTCGGGGGGCCCTTTATCGTTTGGGATATCCTGGTCACCGGGCGCGGCGACTGGGGGTTCAACCCGGCCTATGTCTCCGCCATTTATTTTTTAGGCCTCCCATTGGAAGAGGTCTTGTTCTTCGCGGTGGTCCCTTTTAGCTGTCTTTTTATTTATGAGTCGCTCCGTCATTTTTCCGTCGACTTCGAGGTCCCTTTCAGCCGTCAGGTTGTTTTAGGCGCGGCCGGCCTTTTTTTTCTGGCTTCCCTCTCGCTCTTGAGCCGGGATTACACCGCCCTGGTCTTTGGCGCAACCGGTTTATTTTTGGTTTTTGCCGCTTTTCGTTTGCGGACCATTTTCTCCTCCCTGTTCTACTGGCTCTACCTGGCCGCTTCGTTCATGTTCTTTTTGGTCTTTAATTACTTCCTAACCTCTCTGCCGGTAGTCATTTACAAGCCTTCGGCGATCATCGGCTGGAGAGTCTTAAGCATTCCGGCCGAAGATTTTGTCTATAATTTTCTTCTCCTCTCTCTCTATTTGGCTGTTTATTTGGCGGTCGAGAGAAAACAAAGTAAAACAAGCCCATGAAAAACACTATTGCATTAATACTTATGTTACTGATGCTTTTACCAGCCGGCCTCCAGCCGGCTGCCGCGCTTACGGCCGATTCGATCCAGGTCTCCTTTTCCCCAAACGGCGGGACCAGGGACCGGATCATCTCCAGGATCAATCTGGCCAAGAAAAACATCAAGATCGCGATCTTCAGCTTTACTTCCGGAGAGATCGCCTGGGCGCTGGAATCGGCCAGGAAACGCGGGGTCGACGTCAGGATCGTCGCTGACCTCTCCCAGTCAAAAGGAAAACATTCGGAGATCGACTATCTGCAAAAAAAAGGGATAAAGGTCAAGATCATTAAAGGCCGGGGACGCGGTATCATGCACAACAAATTCGCGGTCTTTGACGAGCGGGAAGTAATCACCGGTTCGTATAATTGGACCGACAACGCCGAAAAGAACAATTACGAGAATGCGATCTTCCTGAAAGGAGAAGAGATCGCCCGGGCGTTCAGCCGGGAATTTGATCTGTTATATAATCGGATTTGAGTGTGCTATACTATGAAAAATCATTTATGGTTGAGGTGTGCAAGCTATGAATAAAAACAACCTGTGGACCTGGGTAATAATAGTTACCAGTGCCTCCTGGTTCTACGGCAATACCTTAACTAATCCTTCAGGGGCTCTTTTCTTCATGCTGATCCTGCCTGGCATATTTGTTTTATTGGCCCTGTTCTATTCATCAAGCCTTAAGTAGCGCTCAAAGTTAAAAGCTCACCGCCTTCCCAGCGGCAGCGCAGACGGGGTCGGCCGGCGGTCAAATCCTTGCCTAAAACATAACCGGCCAACAAAGGGAGCGCGACGCTCGGCTCAACCCAGGCCATGGCAACGTTCGCTTCTTTCTTGATCTTTCCCCAGGAGCGCCCCTCTTTCAAGGTCGAGCTTGATAATCCTCCGTCGGCCGTAACCGCGGTAGTGATCTGAAGGGCGTAGTCGTGCCCCCGGTCCAGGCCGTAAATATAACCCATCACAATGGAATCGTTTATATAATTTTTGGGAACACCGCCGGCCACGTAAAAAGCGGCGGTCGATCTTGATTTCACGACGATCTGGACCAGTTCGAGGTTGTCCTGGATCGAATCAATGGCGATCCCGGCCCGCCCCTCTTTCAAACAGCGGACCCGGTGCTCTGTCAGGCCGATCCCGATCGATGAATCGTTGAGCGCCGGGCAAAAGACCGGCACCCCAAGCTTTCGACACTGAAAAAGGATCGATTCTTTATCGTCAAGCGTATCGGCTAAAGCGTCAAGGTAGGCCCGGCTGGAATAATTGCCGGGAGTCATTTTATCGGCCACCAGGCCGCAATAGCGATCGGTCTGCCAGACAGCCTCTTCATCTATATAGGTATCGTAGATCCGGTCAATCCGCAGGTCGCGCAGGGTATTGTCTTCGGCGTCAGTTGTGCCGAGAAAGTGGCCGTGGCCAAGCGCCGCGTAGACGTCCTGGTAAATGATCGCTCCGGTTGAAACAACCACATCGATCGCTCCGCAGACTATCAGATCCCTGATCACCCGGCGCAGCCCCGCGGCAATCAGCGGACCGGCCAGACCAAGCATGACGGTTGGGCGTTTTTTATCGGTGTAGATCCGCTCCAGGACCCGGGCGCATTCCCCAATATTCCTGGCCTGGATCGACATTTCCCCCATTGCTTCAACCAGCTCCGCGATGGTCATTTTTTTACCGACCTTGACCTGTCTGACCCGTTCATTTAACAAGCTTTTTTTCAGTCGTTTGTCCATTGCAACCCCCGGTTATCACGATACCCCACCCTCATAAAGGTGTCAAGACGCGGGCGGTGAAATCAAACGTCAACTGTGGTATCATTAAATAGACGGCAGATCAGCGTGGTGGGCGTAGCTCAATTTGGTTAGAGCATCAGATTGTGGATCTGAGGGTTGCCGGTTCAATTCCGGTCGTCCACCCCAAATTTAATAAAGAGGCCAAGCATGACAAAGATTGTCGCCAGGCTAACCATCCCTCCCCAGAAAAAACTCCCCGGCTGATAGGTGTAAACCACCCGATGTTTCCCCGCCGGGACCAGGCACGATCTAAATGACCCCTCTTGTTCGATCCGCGCCCCCCTTCTATCGACCGTACATCTCCAGCCGGGATAATAACGGTCGGCCAGAACAAGCCTGCCTCCCCGATGGGAAACTGTTTCAATCTCCACCCGGTCAAAATCAGAGGAGATGATTTTTGCCTCGCCTTTTCCATCGGTAAAACGTGCTTTGGGCAAGGTCCCTTTGTTCTCATAGAGAAAAAGATCGGTCCCGTACGCGTGCCGCTGGATGATCTTTTTCAGTCCGGACAGCTCAAGCGGTTTACTGCTGGCAATGTATCGGACACTAGCGGCATTTAACAGGTCTCTCTTCTCCCCCAGCCGCGGACCGGAAAAACTTTGCCAATAATCGACATAAAGCCCCCCCGGTTTGATCGATTCATAACCGCTGAAGTTCTGTAATTGATAAAGAATATGCCAATTGGCGGCGAAATTCTCCTTGGAGTTCATGATCGCCTTGATATAATCATCCCCGGGAATTATTTTATTTTCCCGCTCTAATTCCGGAGTAAAAAACACCCTCCATTGGGAGCCGGTTTTTATGATCTGGCGATAGCTTTGAGGCACATCTGTATAAGCCTCCTTCGGCGCACCAAGGGCGACCGGCACCCCGCTTGCCATCAGATCAGCCGCGACCAGCAATATTACCCCCCCGATCAGCCACTGCCTGGAGATCACGCGCTTGTTAAACAGTGAAACTATCAGCAGCAGCCCCCCTAAATACGCAACGATCATAAACATGGTTTGCGCGTTAAATTCAATTATCTGATAAAGCAAATTGAAAAAGTAGATCGGGATCCCCTTTGAATACTTTGCGGCAAAAAACAGATAAATATTATTAATATTTAGATAAACAATGACCGCCGCGATCAAACAGCCGCCAATGATCAACTGTAATAGAACGATCAACCTCTTTATCCACGCGGGATCGGCTATAAGTCGCAGGAAACGGTCAAAACCCAAAGCGGCCAACATGGCAAAAGAAAACGAGGCCATGAACAAATACTTGACCGGATAACGGATCAGCGAAACTCCGGGGACCAACTTATAGACGAGCGGAAAAAGAAAACTATAATGACCAAAAGCCATTATTATGGAGAACAGCGCCACCCCCCAAAAGAAAACCCCCTTCTTCCCGGAGCGGAAAGCAAAAAAGATGAAAAAAAACGGCAACAGTCCAAAATACGGGGAGATCAGCCAGCTTTGCTGTACCGGACCGAGCAGAACATCGGTATATCCACCAAATTGACCGGGATTGCCAAAAAAATACGGAAAAACAAAAGAAAGGATCTCCCTTGGCGGAAAAGAGGATGAACTTATCACCCCATAATTAGCCGCTAACCGGTCAGAAAACCTGGTCAGCTCAATAAAAGGAAAAAGCTGGACGGCGCATAAGCCGACGGCCAGAAACCCTGCCCCGACTAAACTTATCATTATTGCCAGCTTCTTCCGAGCAAAAAAGAGTCCATAGGCAAAAAACATCCAGTATGAAAAATAAATTATGGTCGGCTCGCCGCCAAGGAGCATTACGGCAGAAACCAGCGCAAAGGCCAGCCAATTCCCGGCCCCCTCTCCTCTAACCACCCGATCCCAAAACAATAGCGCCAGCGGCAGCCAGATCACGCTGGATAACGAGGTGTTCATATTGGAAACCGAAAGCAAATAACCGGAAAAAGCAAAAACTATCCCACCAAAAGCAGCCGCCCCCCTCGCCAGACAATAGCGGCGGAGCAATAAAAACATAAAAAGAGCGGCTAGAAAATAATGAACGATAATATAGTAATTAAAAGCCAGAGGAAAAGGAAGAAGATAATGGATCAGAGACAATGGATAAAAGAAACATATCTGCATCGTCGCCAGGAGAGGATACCCGCAATAAATGTAAGGGTTCCAGAGAGGCCAATGCCCCGACTTGACCTGTTCGACCATCAAATAGCGGAGCGGGTAAAAATAGCGGGAAAGGTCCTTAAAAGCAAAAACCGTTTCCCCTGTCAAGAATTTGGCAAAAAATAGCACGACCAGTCCGAGGAAGGAAAACACAATAATCACATCAATTAATTTGATGCCGCGAAACTTATGGAAGAAGGACATATCGGACTTTCTCGTTCTTTGAGCTCTTTTTGACCTCGACCTTTACGCGGTAGACCCTCCAGATATTCTCCGCCGTCACCACTTCGGCCGGCGGTCCATCGGCCACGATCCCTCCCCGGCCCATCAGGACCAGCCTGGTGCAGAACCGGGAAGCAAGGTTAAGGTCGTGGAAAGTCGCCAGCAGGGAACAGTGAGCCCGCAATCGGCGGAGCAAACGGCAGATCTTGACCTGGAAGCGGATATCCAGATGGGAAATCGGTTCGTCCAGCAGAAGAAGCTTTGGCTCCTGGGCCAGCGCCCTGGCGATCACTACCCGTTGAAATTCGCCGCCGGACAATTCGTCGACCATCCGCCCTTTCAGATCTTCGATCCGGAGCTGCTCAATGGCCCACTCCGCCGCTTCGTGATCTTCGGCCGACTCAAAAGCAAACCGCTCCAGGTAGGGCAAGCGCCCCATCAGGACCATGTCTTCTACGGTAAAGCCCTCGACCGGTTCCATCATCTGCGGGACCAGAGCGATCTTTCTGGCCAGATCGCGCCGGTTCAAGTGCTCGACCAGATGATTCCCAACCGCCAGGCTGCCCGCAAATGGTTTGATAACCCCAATGATCGTCTTTAATAGTGTCGTTTTGCCGCAGCCGTTCGGCCCGACGATCCCGACAAATTCCCCTTCATTGACCGCCAGGCTCAATTCTTTGATGACCGGTTTTTTCCGGTCATAGCCGCAGGATAATCCTTCGATCCGCAGGGCGCTCATCGCTCCCCTCTCCGCCGCCGGCGTAGCAGATAAAGAAAGAATGGTGAGCCGACCAGCGCCATGACCACCCCAATGGGGATCTCCAGAGGAGATATAGCGGTCCGGGCAATAATATCGGCAGTGACCAAAAGGAGCATGCCGGACAAGACCGACAGCGGGATCAAAAAACGGTGGTTTGAGCCGATCAACAGCCGGATAAAATGCGGGACGATCAGCCCGACAAAACCGATAAGCCCGGAAACCGAGACCGCGGCGGCGGTCATGAGCGACGCGGCGGCGATCAGAATGATCTTGACCCGCTCGACCTCAACCCCCAGGGAAAGGGCCATTTCCTCCCCCAGTAAAAAGGCGTTCAGTTCCTTGGAAAAGAAATAAGCGACCAGTCCGCCGATCAAAGCGTATGGAATAACGGTATAAACCTGGATCCAGCTGGCAGCTGAAAGACTTCCCAACAGCCAGAAATAGATCGCCTCCAGATTGCCGGTCAGGATAATGATCAAGGCAAGGATGGCAGCGCAAAAAGCGGAGATCGCCACACCGGCCAGAATAAGGGTTTCCGGAGCGGTCCGGCCACTGACCTTGGAGATCTGGTAAACAATTAAAACCGCGATCAACGCAAAGAAAAAGGCCAGGGCCGGGACCGAGCTCATCCCAAAGACCACCAGGTTAAGTCCAAAAGCGATAGCTACGGCGGCGCCGATCGCACCCCCGGCCGAAACTCCTAGGATATAAGGGTCAGCCAAGGGGTTGCGCAAAACTCCCTGCAGAACAACACCGGAAAGAGAAAGCAAGACCCCGACCAAAGCGGCCAAAATGATCCTGGGAAAACGGATCTGCCAGAAGATCTCGCTGCCAAAAAGCTGGTCAGGCGGGATATAAACCGAACCAAAGAAAAAAGAAACGGCGATCGCCGCGACCAGCAGGAGGAAAATAATTATCGTCGCCCAAACCGCCTGGTTCTTGACTTTTTTCATGCGAAGTAATTTTAGCACACTACCATTTGGGAGGGTAGAGATAATCGGCAATGATACCAGCGGCAGTTGAGATCCTCGGCCCGGGCCGGGAAATAATATCCGCGTCAATATAAAATACTCGTCGGCCGCGGACCGCTTTTAGCTTTTGCCAGCGGCTATCATTTTTAAGCTCTTCCTGGCGGATCAAGCCTTGCGGCAAAATTATCGCGTCGGGATCAACCTTGACCAATTTTTCAAAGCTGAATTGGGGATAAGCGGCGGCGCTCTTGCCGGCAATATTATCCGCGCCGGCCCAGCCTAAACAATCGTCAATAAAATTGCCGCCGCCAACCACGATCAGGGGATTGAGCCCAACGATCATCACAACTTTTTGGCGCGCTCTCCCCAACCCTTTAACCCGGGCTCTTACCCTGGCAACCTCTTTATAGATCCCTTTTAAAACCGCCCTGGCTTCGGCTGTCCGGCCGGTAACTTTCCCAAGCTCATCGATCGCGGCAAAGAGATCTTTGGCGGTCCGCAGATCCCTTGACCAGACCGGCAAATGGTGGGCGGTAAGCTTATCGATCTCTTTTTTTTGCGCATCGGACTGCATCACGACCAGGTCCGGGTTAAGAGAGGCAACTTTTTCCAGGTTGACCATGAACCCGCCGATCTTCTCTTTCTTTAAAGCGGCCGGCGGATAGTTGCAATTGGTGGTCACTCCGGCTATTTCCCGGTCAAGCTTGAGGGCAAAGAGGATCTCGGTCAGGGCCGGGGTGCAGGAGATGATCCGTTTGGGATAGTGCAAGGCGATAGAAGGTGATATAAAAAACAAAATAATCAGCATAATCACGGAACCTGCGAATAAACTTCGCGGTTCCGTGAAAATAA comes from the Candidatus Margulisiibacteriota bacterium genome and includes:
- a CDS encoding ABC transporter substrate-binding protein, coding for MFFISPSIALHYPKRIISCTPALTEILFALKLDREIAGVTTNCNYPPAALKKEKIGGFMVNLEKVASLNPDLVVMQSDAQKKEIDKLTAHHLPVWSRDLRTAKDLFAAIDELGKVTGRTAEARAVLKGIYKEVARVRARVKGLGRARQKVVMIVGLNPLIVVGGGNFIDDCLGWAGADNIAGKSAAAYPQFSFEKLVKVDPDAIILPQGLIRQEELKNDSRWQKLKAVRGRRVFYIDADIISRPGPRISTAAGIIADYLYPPKW
- a CDS encoding lycopene cyclase domain-containing protein, which produces MSFYLILDILILLGPLLLTCHPKFSYFRRHLKSWAAATLVVGGPFIVWDILVTGRGDWGFNPAYVSAIYFLGLPLEEVLFFAVVPFSCLFIYESLRHFSVDFEVPFSRQVVLGAAGLFFLASLSLLSRDYTALVFGATGLFLVFAAFRLRTIFSSLFYWLYLAASFMFFLVFNYFLTSLPVVIYKPSAIIGWRVLSIPAEDFVYNFLLLSLYLAVYLAVERKQSKTSP
- a CDS encoding YfhO family protein, which encodes MSFFHKFRGIKLIDVIIVFSFLGLVVLFFAKFLTGETVFAFKDLSRYFYPLRYLMVEQVKSGHWPLWNPYIYCGYPLLATMQICFFYPLSLIHYLLPFPLAFNYYIIVHYFLAALFMFLLLRRYCLARGAAAFGGIVFAFSGYLLSVSNMNTSLSSVIWLPLALLFWDRVVRGEGAGNWLAFALVSAVMLLGGEPTIIYFSYWMFFAYGLFFARKKLAIMISLVGAGFLAVGLCAVQLFPFIELTRFSDRLAANYGVISSSSFPPREILSFVFPYFFGNPGQFGGYTDVLLGPVQQSWLISPYFGLLPFFFIFFAFRSGKKGVFFWGVALFSIIMAFGHYSFLFPLVYKLVPGVSLIRYPVKYLFMASFSFAMLAALGFDRFLRLIADPAWIKRLIVLLQLIIGGCLIAAVIVYLNINNIYLFFAAKYSKGIPIYFFNLLYQIIEFNAQTMFMIVAYLGGLLLIVSLFNKRVISRQWLIGGVILLVAADLMASGVPVALGAPKEAYTDVPQSYRQIIKTGSQWRVFFTPELERENKIIPGDDYIKAIMNSKENFAANWHILYQLQNFSGYESIKPGGLYVDYWQSFSGPRLGEKRDLLNAASVRYIASSKPLELSGLKKIIQRHAYGTDLFLYENKGTLPKARFTDGKGEAKIISSDFDRVEIETVSHRGGRLVLADRYYPGWRCTVDRRGARIEQEGSFRSCLVPAGKHRVVYTYQPGSFFWGGMVSLATIFVMLGLFIKFGVDDRN
- a CDS encoding ABC transporter ATP-binding protein yields the protein MSALRIEGLSCGYDRKKPVIKELSLAVNEGEFVGIVGPNGCGKTTLLKTIIGVIKPFAGSLAVGNHLVEHLNRRDLARKIALVPQMMEPVEGFTVEDMVLMGRLPYLERFAFESAEDHEAAEWAIEQLRIEDLKGRMVDELSGGEFQRVVIARALAQEPKLLLLDEPISHLDIRFQVKICRLLRRLRAHCSLLATFHDLNLASRFCTRLVLMGRGGIVADGPPAEVVTAENIWRVYRVKVEVKKSSKNEKVRYVLLP
- a CDS encoding iron ABC transporter permease, which produces MKKVKNQAVWATIIIFLLLVAAIAVSFFFGSVYIPPDQLFGSEIFWQIRFPRIILAALVGVLLSLSGVVLQGVLRNPLADPYILGVSAGGAIGAAVAIAFGLNLVVFGMSSVPALAFFFALIAVLIVYQISKVSGRTAPETLILAGVAISAFCAAILALIIILTGNLEAIYFWLLGSLSAASWIQVYTVIPYALIGGLVAYFFSKELNAFLLGEEMALSLGVEVERVKIILIAAASLMTAAAVSVSGLIGFVGLIVPHFIRLLIGSNHRFLIPLSVLSGMLLLVTADIIARTAISPLEIPIGVVMALVGSPFFLYLLRRRRRGER
- a CDS encoding DUF1669 domain-containing protein codes for the protein MKNTIALILMLLMLLPAGLQPAAALTADSIQVSFSPNGGTRDRIISRINLAKKNIKIAIFSFTSGEIAWALESARKRGVDVRIVADLSQSKGKHSEIDYLQKKGIKVKIIKGRGRGIMHNKFAVFDEREVITGSYNWTDNAEKNNYENAIFLKGEEIARAFSREFDLLYNRI
- a CDS encoding deoxyhypusine synthase family protein translates to MDKRLKKSLLNERVRQVKVGKKMTIAELVEAMGEMSIQARNIGECARVLERIYTDKKRPTVMLGLAGPLIAAGLRRVIRDLIVCGAIDVVVSTGAIIYQDVYAALGHGHFLGTTDAEDNTLRDLRIDRIYDTYIDEEAVWQTDRYCGLVADKMTPGNYSSRAYLDALADTLDDKESILFQCRKLGVPVFCPALNDSSIGIGLTEHRVRCLKEGRAGIAIDSIQDNLELVQIVVKSRSTAAFYVAGGVPKNYINDSIVMGYIYGLDRGHDYALQITTAVTADGGLSSSTLKEGRSWGKIKKEANVAMAWVEPSVALPLLAGYVLGKDLTAGRPRLRCRWEGGELLTLSAT
- a CDS encoding phytoene/squalene synthase family protein, whose amino-acid sequence is MPDKLKTSIFRQGSRTYFYSSVFFPSAVKEDVFTLYAFVRRADNFVDSIPQDRNGFLIFRENYLSARRGLLSGDKIIDSFVKLSAKKSFDQKWTDAFLSSMELDLNKNIYTTLDETENYMYGSAEVVGLMMAAILDLSEKAYPQARALGKAMQYINFIRDIKEDHLLGRRYLPTAELEKFGLASLDEKTARRDPDRFAAFIKGQLALYRDWQIEAESGYHFLPWRYLVPVKTAADMYAWTAQQIDRDPLVVFQRTVKPPRRLIIGRALLNACPLIARRSK